The window GATGCGTTGTTCCAAATGGCCAAATAAGGGGTTGTAAGGTCATAAAAAGTCATGGAAATGTTTGTAAACATAGTTCATGAAGGCACACTTAAATATTGTTACTCACTTATCAGCCATCATAGGAATGACCCTTCAGTGCATGTCTGTGTACTGCTTATGTGCCAGTGGGCCGTTGCCCAAGAAGAGAGAGTTCGACATTTCAGCAGCGGATAAAATAACTATTCCAATTCAAAACATAACTTGTAGCAGTTCTCGCTAGTTAACTATAGCTAACTATCATTCATGTTGTTCTCGCCTTTCCAAAGGCACGGCAATTAACTTCCTATgcgaattgaggctattctgagggcaaaaatgtttttgttttttacactcagtgtatatagatgTCTAATTAGATAGCATTCTGAAGTTACCTTACCCATATTGTCCCTGATTCATTGAATGAATCTCGCAAATGGAAACTCGGCCAAAACCCTCCTTCCGCTAATTTCGTTGTGTCTATGTACTGACGTGTGCAATTGATAGATTCACACGAATGTTTTTAACTTTATGTAAATTGTCTGTCTCGTTATGGGTCTTGGCCAAAACCCTCCCTCTGCTAACTTAGCCAGTGTTTATCATGGCCAAAAAGCTTCTCTTTTAAAAGATTACAAACCATTTCTATTTTGTGGCTGTTGAATCTAGTGGAAACCGTTTATCATCCACACGGGGGCTTGAAAACCACTGCACCTGTCaggggtgcgtactggcggcagagaagtcagacgcaggagagcaaaacTGTGCTTCCAACTGCTCAGTTTAATCATCAACCCACCGGATACAGAACAATAAAATAAATGGGTACATAACCCAacgcacaccaggacagacgtgcacaagcaCTGACAACAAACAATTACGGACATGGGGGGGTgtaacagagggttaaatacacatgtaattaattgatggaattggaaccaggtgtgatggaagacaaaaccaatggaaaatgaaaagtggatcggccaTGGCTAGAAAGTCGGTACAATGAGTCGGAACAATGAGAGGGGCCGACTTTGGCGGATGTCGTGACAGCACCAGTTAAAGCAGCAGTCGAAACAATAATAAAGAGGTTGTCAGTAAaacgctgagggatggggcttgaGGAATGTAACCTCTCTCAaaatcatagacagagctatggatgcaaggactgcaCAGCCATTGTATCAACATGATAGTttaaaccatgttttgaggctgcaGTAGGCTATTTGTTTGACATTTTCTCTGTTTACAAACATcgtagtaaaacaagcttataatTGGGGTTTTGATGTTGTATgccagttgaactaagctcatgatgcATTTATAAATTATTATATTGTTCAAGAATCAATGTGtgcatatcattaatttatacgTTTTAAAAAATGATGTAACTGCTGATTAGCACTTTATGCATGCATTTGCCCAATCCTGATTCGtccaaataaacaacaaaaaaacaaatccagaaactaCTGGGAGGATTGATTATATGTAAGTGTTCATCTACTAAACCCTTTTGTGTAAACTCCCTCTTCATCtatgtagtctggtctccttcaccaccagcagttaccatacccggtctgaTGGGCAGTtgctactttaaaaaaaacatttatttcactaggcaagtcagttaagaacaaattcttatttacaatgatggcctaggaacagtgagttaattgccttgttcagggccagaactacatatttttaccttgtcagcttggggattcaatctagcaacctttctgttactggcccacagctctaaccactaggctacctacttaAAGTCCTCAGGACATTTGCACTATTAAGCAAGACTGCCTTGTTGTCTTGTGCACCAGAGGTATGGTGTAGTCTACAATCCAtacttcatctagatatgttagtgccacaATGAATTTAAATGTTCATGGGAGACTGTTACAGAGTAGTGTAAATGCTTTTTGGGGGCTGGATCATATTGTTGTGTTTTAAtcctgtaatgtattgattgttaCGGCATTTTCGGCCATGTATCCCTTGAAAAAGCGTCTCTGGGTCTCTGTTTTTTTCCTGGTTAAAAAACAGTTAAATAAAATGGTGAACCGCGGGGCATCGGTATGTCCTTTGACGTGAATTGGCAAAAGCACTAAGGGAGGAGGAGTGCCCTTTTCAAGTCAAACAGTAGTCTGTGCCGCTCTGTCAACAAGGTGCGTCATCCagaaacatataggcctacatCTCTTTTCCATTCAAAATATGTTTACATTTTCAAACTAGATTTCATTGGGAAAGCGGATGCTTTTGtcaaaagcaatcacttttacatgtgaaaacacagaaccGTACTCTTTACTCCACGTACTATTTACGTTTTGAGCGGATTTCTCCGTGGGCTTTGAACCGGGCACCTGTCTCACACCCGGGAGGCAGGCCGGTTCCAAAACAAACGCAATCAACTTTCACCCGGTAAAAAAACACGCATTGTCGGGCGCCCGGGCATATTAATTGAACCCCTCAATGTTGCTCATCAACCACATAATCCTACATGTGCATTGACAGATTCTCgcagtttcatctgtccacatgAATTAGTCCCCGAGAGATTATAGTCTGGTCTCAATGAAATAGAGTAGGCTGCCTATGCGTGGGAGGAGAATCAAGTGGCAAGAGAATGTACAAGTGTCCGCTCTCATCGTTCTCGCTGCTCATATTCAGTAGCCACACATGCGAAATAAAGCAGGCTATATAGCCAATGCATGGGCGGagaagtgtaacagtataactttagtctgtATCCtcgccgggctcgaaccagggaccctctgcacacattgacaactgacacccacgaagcatcgttaaacatcgctccacaaaatcctCGGCCCTtgtgagtgacgtcaccgattgaaacgctattagcgcgcaccaccgctaactagctagccatttcacatcggttacagaAGTGTAACCAAAACAATACACTTACTGGGCAATATAATGTAGCCATTACCCTCATCACTGTATCATTATGTGCTTGTAGTCATACATTTGTCTTCCAATGTCTTCGTACCTTTTATAAACATTCATATTCTCTCTTAATTTATACTTCATATAAATGTGTGGCAGAACAAACAAATGACATACATGACAACAACCACCAAACAACCTTTGCATAGGAGAACAATTCTACAAAATTATCAAATAGCAATTTAAAAACTCAGATCACCCAACGTTCATTCATTGAGAGCACATCCAGGCCCCTTCACAAGGCTTAGCACATTGTTATCAATGGAAACTTCCACAGCTCTATCCCAAGATACAGTATTGACTTCAATGTTTCTCTGGTGGCTTGACTATTCCAGAATCCCCTCTGGATGGCAGCTCATAGATCCCTCTTGACTTCAAATTTGCATATGCAGGAGTCTCTCTGGCTGTCCATGTAAGGTTTACACCCCATGTGCATGACAGCCTCAAACAGCAGGGTCACAGTATTCTCACAAGCTgtatagagagagacatggaaacaCGACTTGATCATTATATACAGACATATGAAACACACAGAAAAATGAATCaatatcaaatgttatttgtcacgtgcacagtTTACAGTAGGTAtaaaaggtgcagtgaaatgcttgtgctagcTCCCTCAACATTGCAGTACTATAATTAAGAAATatggcccgagggggtgtggtatatggccaatattccacggctaagggctgttcttatgcacgacacaacacagccgtggtatattggccatacacaaaaaaaaacaaggtgacattgctattataaactggttaccaacttaataggtgcagtaaaaatacatgttttttcatACCCGTTGTATGAtatgatataccacggctttcagccaatcagcattcaggacttgaACCACCTGTTTTCTGTTGCATGCCCTAATATGGATATAGACCTCACCCTAAATTATAGACCTCACCAGAAATGCCATCAGGGGGAGTTGTATGATCTTCCGCACCAGCAAGATTGTTAGACTGGTTAAACCTGACTGAATGCTGAACTCACCAGTGAAGTGAAAGTGAAACAATTGACAATGGTGAGTGCAGGGTTCAGTATGATTTAACCAGGCTACAAGATGGTGGGTACATTATTGAATTAACTGTGAGGAATGCTTGAGTCAAGTCCTGCTCTGTGTTCAACACTGGGGGCATATCAATACATGAATCAGCGTGGTGTTCAATAGGCAACACATGGAAGAAAACAGAAAGAAACAAgatggaagaaaacagactgaaactggCAGGAACTACAATAGGAAACACATTGTCGTGTTCCGTTGTAAACCGTTTTCTGTTGCATGCCCTAACAAACACAACCCAGTTGCCATCTTACCTTGGACACTCTGGGCCAGTCCCAACATCTTCTGTAATCTCCTACAGATGGTCTCCAGGCATTCCTGGAACTCATCGTCACAGTCGTGTTTATCACGGTTACAGGTGTCATAGCAACGGTCGTGCTGGTTACAGCACTTGGTCAAGGACGGGATGCCGATGTCAAACTGTAGAGTAGACAAGAGAGATGACCATTAGATCAATGCTCACAAATATTCAAAgcaatatataatatgacagGTGTAATAACATTCCTATAAACAATGGTCGCCGTACAGGGGACCCGCCCTACTAtggctgagggggggggggggtcttcatTTCTGGTCCTGAAGAGCCGCAGCTATAGCAATACACTATAGTGTGTGCAGGCGTCAGTCTGAAACACAGGTCTCTGCTAATCATAAAAAAACATGAGTTGCTAAACTAGGTGGGTTAGTGCTGGACTGGGAAAACacacactgcaccccccacaggaCTAATAGGGAAGACCACTGCTATAGATCAAAGTCATACATGACACTAGCTCACCTGGAATCCGAACAGGGGTGACCCACATCCATTGGGTGGGTTTGGTTTGTAACCAGGCCGGGGTTCTGGTTTGTAACCTGCAAGGAAAGAGCAAAGGTAGAGGTGTTCAGAGTTCTTCTTTAATCTTGTTGAGAGAGACAACCTGTTCAGAGAAACTacagtgtgtgttgggggtggCACTGTACCAGTTTAATGGTTTACAACTCAAGATGGCTACAGTGGTGCTTATCTGCTTTGTTTGTGGAACATAATCACTTTCAACTGAGCTTTTTAATAAATGGCCTGTCTGCATAATAAGCAAAGTAGTTATGGCCATGTTTTTATTTCCATTACCAACAagtactgactgtgtgtgtggcctgAGAGACCTTACCATCGCTGCATTCATAGTGACACAGTCCATCTTGTCCTCCAAATAAGTCCAGAGCAACGTTGAGGTATTTGTCAATGTTATGGATCCCATTGCGAATGGTTTTTAAAGTCATCCGCCAGTCCGGTGTTTCAGGTTCCTTACTACATGAAGACACACAGCTCAGAAATCCATAGAAAGATAGTAAGCCAACGAGAAAAACCGGGATACAACTGTTATGATGCATGATGACAGCACCGGTGCTAGAAAATAGTTGCAATTGGTCGGCATGTGAATCCAAAGTTAAAT is drawn from Oncorhynchus kisutch isolate 150728-3 unplaced genomic scaffold, Okis_V2 scaffold1049, whole genome shotgun sequence and contains these coding sequences:
- the LOC116364344 gene encoding LOW QUALITY PROTEIN: group XIIA secretory phospholipase A2-like (The sequence of the model RefSeq protein was modified relative to this genomic sequence to represent the inferred CDS: inserted 1 base in 1 codon), which produces MPTNCNYFXSTGAVIMHHNSCIPVFLVGLLSFYGFLSCVSSCSKEPETPDWRMTLKTIRNGIHNIDKYLNVALDLFGGQDGLCHYECSDGYKPEPRPGYKPNPPNGCGSPLFGFQFDIGIPSLTKCCNQHDRCYDTCNRDKHDCDDEFQECLETICRRLQKMLGLAQSVQACENTVTLLFEAVMHMGCKPYMDSQRDSCICKFEVKRDL